The Planococcus versutus genome contains a region encoding:
- a CDS encoding type II toxin-antitoxin system RelE/ParE family toxin translates to MKKSDQVLYRKMDETITSIRKDPAIGEAKKGDLKGYSCLNLHQRCINYELCYALQENEEGELVLVVLLVTRENFYLELKRYLGN, encoded by the coding sequence ATCAAGAAGTCCGACCAAGTCCTCTATCGGAAAATGGACGAAACCATTACGAGCATCCGTAAGGATCCGGCCATTGGCGAAGCGAAAAAAGGGGATTTAAAAGGCTATTCCTGTTTGAACCTTCATCAGAGATGCATCAATTATGAGCTGTGTTATGCTCTACAAGAAAATGAAGAGGGCGAACTGGTTCTGGTTGTATTGCTTGTGACACGCGAAAATTTTTATTTGGAATTAAAACGGTATCTAGGCAACTGA
- a CDS encoding ABC transporter ATP-binding protein has protein sequence MSIVEVKNISKSFKGVPLFENANAAFAKGKIHGIVGPNGSGKSVLFKLICGFLKPDSGTIVIDSEYRTENVDFPKGFGIVIDRPGYLANKTGFENLKRLAAIQNLIGETEIKEAMETVGLKADASQKVKNYSLGMKQKLALAQAIMEKQEVLILDEPFNALDSESVQNIRQLLLKFKENGKTIIMTSHNSEDIDLLCDQVYQINNQKLESKLIPST, from the coding sequence ATGTCGATCGTTGAAGTCAAGAACATCAGCAAGTCTTTTAAAGGCGTTCCCTTGTTTGAGAACGCGAATGCGGCATTTGCCAAAGGGAAAATCCATGGAATTGTCGGACCGAACGGTTCCGGGAAATCGGTTTTGTTTAAACTGATCTGTGGATTTTTGAAACCGGATAGCGGAACCATCGTAATTGATTCTGAGTACAGAACTGAAAACGTTGATTTCCCCAAGGGTTTTGGGATTGTCATCGATCGCCCCGGCTATTTGGCGAATAAGACGGGGTTTGAAAACCTGAAAAGATTGGCTGCCATTCAGAATCTGATCGGAGAAACAGAAATAAAAGAAGCCATGGAAACGGTGGGATTAAAGGCAGATGCGTCGCAGAAAGTGAAAAACTATTCTCTGGGAATGAAGCAAAAGCTTGCCTTGGCCCAAGCGATCATGGAAAAGCAGGAAGTCCTTATACTGGATGAGCCTTTCAACGCGTTGGATTCGGAAAGTGTCCAAAACATCCGCCAGTTATTGTTGAAATTCAAGGAAAACGGAAAAACCATCATCATGACCAGTCACAACAGCGAAGACATTGACTTGTTATGCGACCAGGTGTACCAAATCAACAACCAAAAGTTGGAATCGAAACTGATTCCTTCTACGTGA